The DNA sequence AACACAACCGTATTGTTATGGCGCATTATAAGATCAATCTCGCCACATTTAGCTATGAAGTTTTCTTGAATTAACGATAATCCGTGGCCAACTAAATAATTTTTAGCCACGGTCTCGTATTTATCACCCACTTGTTTGTGGGTGATTGTTGGTTTGGACAGGAACTTTCGGCTAAAAAGCCCCATGCTCTGCCCAGCTGATTTCACGTTGAACAACACAGTTGTTGTCGATGGTTAACACGCCGGTTTCACCTGGAATGCTGTAACCCTGTACGGCTTTCATCTGTGGCAATGCATCCATTAGGTAGTAGGCATCCATCCCCAGTGCTTGCAGACGTTTTTGGCCGTTTGAATGTGCAGGCCATAGGTCGTTTAGCTCTTTGTTAAGCTCGTTCTTGCTCTCAACCAATAGTGGGATGTCGCTGTAGAACACACCCGTTAGATCTTCGTACTGCTTGTCACCGCTGTTGCTGCGTGAGTTTGAGAACAAGGCTGGTTGGTCAGCATCTGGGTTAATCGCGACTTCAATGAAAGGTTTAATCAACGTAAGCTCTGAGTTCTTCGCCACAATGTAAACAGAGTCGATATCACGACGGCTGCGTGGTTCTGTTTCTAGGTCTAGGTTAAGTAGCCCATCCATTTGAGCGATACGTTGTTGGCTCTCTTGTAAGCCGAATACCTGATTCACATTACGCTGAAGTTGGCGCTTGTCAGAGAATAAGGTAATCGCGACTTCGTTGTTGCTGTATTTTTTCCACTCTTTCTCAAACGCTTGCTTAACGCGGTCACCTAAACGCCCTTTTGGCGCAAGAATAAGCGGGTACTTGTAGCCTTGAGCAAAAAGGTGTTTCGCTGCCTGAGCGACTTCTTGCTCTGGCGATAGAGCTAGATAGCAAATATTGGTATCAGGTTCTAGCTGCGTCGGAATATTTAGAGCTAAAGCTGGAATCGAATTTTCGTGGTTTTTCTGCGCTTGCTGAAGCTTGGTAATATTGCTCTTAATCAGCGGGCCAACGATGAAATCTACCTTGTTCTCTTCCAGTGTCGCTTTAATTTCAGCAGCACTTTGTACGTTGGTGTCCATAACCGTTAGCGTTGCGTTTTCTTCGCGCTCTTTGTCATTCATCATCGCAAAGATGAAACCATCACGCACAAGCTGTGCTTGCTTGCCGTACTTACCCGTGAGCGGCAGTAATAGCGCAGTGCTGGTTGGTTTGCTGATCTCTAGCGCCAATATGTCAGTGATCGCCTGAGGTGTGTAGGTTGCTGCAGGGTGACGAGGGTTCTCAGCCAGCCAATCAGATAGGGTCTTCTGTAGGTCTGGAAGGTTAGAGTTCAGCGTCTTCATATAAATAGCCAGCTGTAACCAACCTGCTAGAACGTCTTCTGTCGGAGAAGTCTTAAGCTCTAGAATCTCATATTGAGAGTAGCTATTCAGGTTCTGCCAAATACGGTCGGCAGTTACCTGATGGCTTTCGTCATCAGCGTCTACGTACTCTGAATAAAGGACTAACTCACGGCTTGCTTCGAAATACTCGCTTTGCATTTCAGAAATGTTAGCGCGTAGCTCGTGATAATCTTTCCACTGTTCGTTCGGAAGCTTCCACCAAGGCTGAAAGTTCAGCTGGCTGTACGCTTGCTGTGGTTGCGAGTTATTCACCAGCAGCTGAGCGCGAGCTAATTGCCATTCTGCTTGTTGAATTTCACTCAGCTCTTGTTTGGCTAAGCGCTTGATAAGCAGAGTCGCTTGATCGGTTTTTCCAGCTTGCACAGAAGCCTTAAGTGCCATGATTAACCAGTCGTTTTGTAGACTTCCTTTGCTACTATCCGCCTGCATCATGTAACTTTCAGTTGATTGCGCTGGATCTAGTGTAATATCAACACGCGTTGGTGCTTGAGGACCTGAAGAACAAGCCGCCAATGTAATTGCTAATGCAATTGGAGTTAGTAAGCGTGGTACACTGAGTCTCTTATGGTTCATCGTTGCCATGAGTTCTTTAAATTCCGTATAAATTTGTATCTATATTAATCGTTGAAGTGATGGTAAACAAATGACAGATAACAAAACCTTGCTCACAGAGAGCCCAACTCTCTACATTGTGCCAACCCCAATCGGAAATTTGGGAGATATCACTCAAAGAGCAATTGAAATTTTATCAAGTGTCGATGTTATTGCAGCCGAAGACACACGCCACACGGGTAAGCTGCTTGCTCACTTCAATATATCAACCAGAACGTTCGCTTTACATGATCATAATGAACAAACTAAAGCACAAGTTCTAGTCGAAAGGTTATTAGAAGGTCAGTCTATCGCATTAGTCTCTGATGCGGGTACTCCTTTAATCAGTGATCCAGGTTACCATCTTGTCTCACAATGTCGTCAAGCGGGTGTGAGAGTTGTGCCACTTCCTGGTGCTTGTGCTGTGATTACCGCACTAAGTGCGTCAGGTTTACCGTCGGATCGTTTCAGCTTTGAAGGCTTCTTGCCACCAAAGAGTAAGGGGCGCAAAGATAAGTTCTTAG is a window from the Vibrio splendidus genome containing:
- a CDS encoding penicillin-binding protein activator, translated to MATMNHKRLSVPRLLTPIALAITLAACSSGPQAPTRVDITLDPAQSTESYMMQADSSKGSLQNDWLIMALKASVQAGKTDQATLLIKRLAKQELSEIQQAEWQLARAQLLVNNSQPQQAYSQLNFQPWWKLPNEQWKDYHELRANISEMQSEYFEASRELVLYSEYVDADDESHQVTADRIWQNLNSYSQYEILELKTSPTEDVLAGWLQLAIYMKTLNSNLPDLQKTLSDWLAENPRHPAATYTPQAITDILALEISKPTSTALLLPLTGKYGKQAQLVRDGFIFAMMNDKEREENATLTVMDTNVQSAAEIKATLEENKVDFIVGPLIKSNITKLQQAQKNHENSIPALALNIPTQLEPDTNICYLALSPEQEVAQAAKHLFAQGYKYPLILAPKGRLGDRVKQAFEKEWKKYSNNEVAITLFSDKRQLQRNVNQVFGLQESQQRIAQMDGLLNLDLETEPRSRRDIDSVYIVAKNSELTLIKPFIEVAINPDADQPALFSNSRSNSGDKQYEDLTGVFYSDIPLLVESKNELNKELNDLWPAHSNGQKRLQALGMDAYYLMDALPQMKAVQGYSIPGETGVLTIDNNCVVQREISWAEHGAF
- the rsmI gene encoding 16S rRNA (cytidine(1402)-2'-O)-methyltransferase gives rise to the protein MTDNKTLLTESPTLYIVPTPIGNLGDITQRAIEILSSVDVIAAEDTRHTGKLLAHFNISTRTFALHDHNEQTKAQVLVERLLEGQSIALVSDAGTPLISDPGYHLVSQCRQAGVRVVPLPGACAVITALSASGLPSDRFSFEGFLPPKSKGRKDKFLEIAKAERTCIFYESPHRITDSLQDMLEILGPDREVVLARELTKTFETIQGLPLGELIEWIEEDSNRKRGEMVLLIHGHREEASTELPDEATRTLGILTKELPLKKAAAMTAEIYNLKKNALYKWGLEHLDN